The sequence GGCAGTTGAAGCTGACGTGGGACGACCCACGCTCGCCGTTCAATGGCTCGCATCGCGAGACCTACTTCAACCAGACGACGATCAACAACGCCGGCGGTCCGGCGACCTGGTACACCGATCCCTTCGGCGGCAATGCCTCGCGCACGCCCTTCACCGGCTCCATCGCACAACGCGTCGCCAGCCTCGACAACACACGCCCCTATCCGCTGGAGTCACAGGCGGTCGGTGCCAACCGGCCGTACGGCGGGCAGGGGGTCCACGCACCAAACTGAGCGCCTCGGTCCACGAGCCACTCGGCACGGCGACTCGGCGCCCTCCCCGCTGTCGGGAGGGCGTTGTCGTGTCCGCGATCTTCCGCATACGCCGGGGCGTCGCGGTAGCTATCGTGGAGGATCGTCCCGGCGCCGCACGGCGCCTCCAACCCCGAAATGCGTGGAGCATCCCTCGTGTCTCGCGATCGCCTGACGTTTGCCCGTGTCGTCCCGTTGGCAGCGCTCCTGACGGCCACCCTGCTGGCGCCGTCCAGGGAGCTGCCGGCGCAACCCCCCGCCGCGGCGCCGTCCGCCGAGGCGGTCAAGGCCGCCTACTCCAAGCGCGAAGTGAAGATCAGGGTGCGCGATGGCGTGACACTCTTCACCTCGATCTACGTCCCGCGCGATACCACGCGCCGCTATCCGGTGCTGCTCTCGCGCACCCCGTACTCGGTGGCCCCGTACGGCGCCGACGCCTATCGCCCCGCGCTCGGCCCCTCGGGGAATCCTCGTTATGCGGCTGACGGCTACATCTTCGTCTACCAGGACGTGCGCGGGCGCCACTTCTCCGAGGGGGTCTTTCGCGACATGACCCCGGCGCTCGAACGGCACGAGAAGCCGACCGACGTCGACGAGGGGACCGACACGTGGGACACGCTGGAGTGGCTCGCGGCCAACCTGCCGACCAATGGCAAGGTCGGGATCTACGGCACCTCATACCCCGGCTTCTACGCCTCGGCGAGCTGCCTGTCGCGCCACCCGACGCTCGTCGCCTGTTCGCCGCAGGCGCCGATGACCGACATCGGGATGGGGGACGACAACTTCCACGGCGGCGCCTTTCTCCTTCCGCACAACTTCGGCTTCTACACCTTCTTCGGTCGCGGGCCACGCACCGAGCCGGGCTACGACAAGCGCTACCCGTTCGACATGGGGATGCGCGACGCCTACAAGTTCTACCTCGAGATGGGGCCGGTGGGGCCGGCCGCTCGCCGGTACATGCAGCCCGCCGGTTCGGCGGCGATGTTCGACAGCATCCTCGCCCACCCCGCCTACGACTATTACTGGAAGGCGCGCAACCTGCGCCCGCACCTCAAGGACGTGAAGGCGGCGGTGCTCACGGTCGGCGGCTTCTACGACACCGAGGACCTGCATGGTCCGTGGTGGGTGTACGAGTCGATCGCCAAGCAGTCGCCGGCGACGAAGAACGGGC comes from Gemmatimonadota bacterium and encodes:
- a CDS encoding CocE/NonD family hydrolase; the protein is MRGASLVSRDRLTFARVVPLAALLTATLLAPSRELPAQPPAAAPSAEAVKAAYSKREVKIRVRDGVTLFTSIYVPRDTTRRYPVLLSRTPYSVAPYGADAYRPALGPSGNPRYAADGYIFVYQDVRGRHFSEGVFRDMTPALERHEKPTDVDEGTDTWDTLEWLAANLPTNGKVGIYGTSYPGFYASASCLSRHPTLVACSPQAPMTDIGMGDDNFHGGAFLLPHNFGFYTFFGRGPRTEPGYDKRYPFDMGMRDAYKFYLEMGPVGPAARRYMQPAGSAAMFDSILAHPAYDYYWKARNLRPHLKDVKAAVLTVGGFYDTEDLHGPWWVYESIAKQSPATKNGLVVGPWSHGGWSRGDGNVLGSLRWKYKTGPFYRDSVEYPFFAHHLAGAPDPSLPNVLVFRTGADRWDRYDRWPAPAAKPVALYLHPDGKLAFAPPPRGSGFDEYVSDPAKPVPVVDRIEPQGMPRDYITADQRHASRRPDVLTYQTEILTEDVTLTGPVSPVLHVSTTGTDADFIVKLIDVFPDSAANWAEDNSGFMVGGYQQLVRGEPMRMRYRRSWEKPSAMVPGRPDSVRFEMPSIHHTFRKGHRIMVQVQSSWFPHIDRNPQKFVPNIFEAKPGDFVKATMRVYHHALKATRVELRRLDP